Within Capra hircus breed San Clemente chromosome 7, ASM170441v1, whole genome shotgun sequence, the genomic segment TGGTCAAGAGAAGAGAGTCAAAGGAAGAAGGCCGGGAAGAGGACGACAagggtgtgtgtctgtgattCGTCCGCTTATCCCCACATCCGTCTCTCCATGGCCCCCATGTGTATGAGTCCCTTGCCTGCCtgtgtcccccaggggagtcatcagGACTTCCGGAGCCTTCAAGCAAAGTTCCAGGCCTCTCAGCCGGAGACTGGCGACCTCCCCAAAAAGCCCCCGAAGCCTGAGTTCCACAAACTCCTCAAAAAGTTCCCACAGCCAGAGCTAGGCGAGCACCCCAAGAAGCCCCCACAGCCTGAGTTCACTGACCTGCCCAAAAAGCCCCCCAAACTTGAGTTCAGTGAACTCTCCAAGAAGTTCCTGCAGCCCGAGGCCACGCCACTTCCCAGGAAGCCTGAGGTCCCTGAGGCCCCCTCTCAGAAGACCCCGCAGCAGCCTGAGCTCAGCAACACCCCCAGGTCCCCCGTGGAGCCCAAGTTCAGTACTCCTCCCAAGAAGCCCCCGCAGCCTGAGTTCTGTGGGCTCCCCAGAAAGCCCCCGCAGCCTCAGGCTGGTGGCCTCCCTAAgaagcccctgccccagcccGAGTCCAGTGAGGTCCCTCCAGTGCCCCTCTTAAAGCCCGAATTTGGtgagccccacccccactcctcagAGCCTAACTTCAGTACTCTTCCCAAGAAGCCCCCGCagcctgagttctgtgagctccCCAGAAAGCCCCCGCAGCCTCAGGTTGGTGGCCTCCCTAAGAAGCCTCTGCCGCAGCCCGAGTCCAGTGACATCCCTCCAGTGCCCCTTTCAAAGCTGGAATCTGGTGAGCCCCGCCCCCACTCCTCACAGCCCGACTTCAGTACATTTCCCAGAAAGATCGCCCGGCCTCAGCTGAATGACCTCCCCAAGAAGCCCCTGCCACCTGAGTTTGGTGACCTCACCAGGACGTCCTCGGAGCCAGAGGTCAGTGTGGTTCCCAAGAAGTCACGCCAGTGTGAGTTCAAGGCGCTCTCCAAGGAGCCCCCACAGCCCGAGCCCGCCAGCCTCTCAAGGACGTCCTCGGAGCCAGAGTTCAAGGTGCTCCCCTCAAAGTTTCTGCAGCCCGAGTGTCGGGGGTCCCCCCGCAAGTTCTCACAGCCAGAGCCCGGTTCTCTGCCCAGGAACCTTCCAAGAAAGCCCCTGCTCCCTGGCTCCTTCTCAGAGAGTTCGCTGCCCTCTGCTGTGGTAGGCTCCAGCCCCCGGGTCCCGCTCAGCCCAGGGTTTGGGGCACGGCAGCAGAGATCAGGAGCCCTCGCTCAGAGTGCTGGTTCCAGGCTGGGTCTCAGACCTGGTCACCTGCCCCGGCGGAGGCCTCTACCCCCGGCCAGCAGCCTGGGCCCTCCCCCAGCCAAGCCCCCACTGCCCCCAGGCCCAAGGGATATCCAGAGCTTCCGGAGAGCTGCGGTAGCAGACACAGGTGGGTGTGGATGGCCCAGGTAGAAAGCAGGGGCGGGGAGGTCGACACTCCCCGGCCTACCCGCGTCCCCACATCCCATCTCGTCTCTCCGCAGCTCTGCCCAGGACCTCCTCTTCTGCTGGCCTCCACTTCATCCCACAGTGAGCATGGGGAGTCAAGGAGCACAGGCATGGGTCACGGGGCTGACACAGGCCCTCACTCACTTCAGGTATCCCTGCAGGGACCCAGAAGAGGTGTACGATGATGTCGAGCCCACATACCACTCTGGACCCGGCCCCAGGAGCAGAGGTGACAGAGTGGGACACTCAGCCAGACAGTCTGCTGAAGCATCCGAGGAGGGGGAACAGTCATCACAGGGGCCTTTTCTGTCCGTGTTGCTAGTACCAGGCCCCATGACAACCCATATGCCTGAGGGATTGAAGCAGAgctaggggagaaaaaaagagagaaaggggtcAGAGAGGTCATGGCAGCTCCTGGTGGAGGAACAGGAAGAACAGCCAGAGGCCAGCAGCCTGACCACAGTGCGGCCAAGCCAAGGGTTGTGTCCCAGGGTGGTGGCCGTGGACATGTAGAACAGGGGAAGAATCCAATAGAGGGGCATTTTCCTGGTTTAGTGCTTAAGACCCTGAACTCCCAACACGGGGCACGGGTTTCATCCCTGTTCCAGGAATAAGGTCCTGCAAGCAgcgtggccaaaaacaaaaccaaaaccggCGAGGATGTAATGGTGTATCACCAGGGACGTAGCAGCAAGCTCAGGATAGGGATGAGGCTTAAATGTTGAGCCTGCACCTGGGTGTCAAGTGGAGATGACCCTGAGTAAGGAAGAGGTGTCAGGAGATCCACAGTACTGGAGGTGCCTGAGGGGAAGGGCTTCGGCCTgaactcaagagggagggggctggaGCCAGGGTGTGGCCGACCCTCCAGATTCATGTGCTCTGGGTGTCCAAGGCCCCTTTTGTCTGTCTTCCATGCCTCCGCTCCTGGAGAGCAGGAGGAAGGCCAGGCAGGCCCAGCTCAGGGAAGAGGCATTCACCAACCTCATGTGAGAAATGCACCCCATCTCCCCACCAGCGCTTAATGGAATGTGCACTGTGCCCCCGCCCCATTTTACACAAGTGGAAGCTTGAGACATGATTTGCCCCAGCTCACAGCCAGCACATGGGAGCCTCTGCCCCCAGGCTGCTTCCTGCCCTTATCTCCTGAGGCTCTCCTGCCAGGGAACCTCTTGTCAGGTACCTGAGGGgtccccagctgctgcccctcctCACCTGCCCAGCCCCCAGTGCCTGCTGCCTCTATGGCTGTGACTCCTTCCTGGGCCCTGCTGCTTCTCCTGGGCTTGCTTTCCCCCGGGGGCTGCTTGCAACACCCCTGTGAGCACAGAGCTTCCTGACAGGGCCCCTCTTGCTTCCGCTCTAGTGAGGCTCTGTGGCTCGGGTCTGGAGGGGGCCGCCGCTCCTAGGGATGTGGACGCGGGGAGCAAGCACCTCTGAACGCTCCACCTCCAGCAGGCACAAGCGCACCCTTTTCTGCCCAAGTAGACCAGACGCATCCTTAGCTTAGCTCACTGTCCCCCATCCTGTGCCAGTCATTCTCCAAGACTGACCCAGCACCACACATTTGCCCAGCTCTCCCTCTcgaggggcggggggcggcggtGGGTGCTCACAGCGGTGCGGACTGTCCCAAAGGCTGCTCTGCCCCTTTCCAGTCTGTCCCCAACCTGAGGAACTCTGAGTGCCTCCCTCCACTCTCTGCCTCACTCGGAGCAGTGGCAGCCCCGTGCACAGACAGGGAGCTCCTCGAGGGTCAGAAGCTGAGGGTAGCCCGCTCAGGATCTCACTGCCCAGGGTGCCGGGGCCACAGGGCGCCAGGGTCTGCCCTGCTCGGCTGCACCCCGGGCTGTGTGCTTAGGCTGCGGGAGGTGAATAGGAGCCCTGGGATGAAGTCAGGACTGCTTCCAGCTAGGTTACCATCTCCAGCCCGGGTGGCCTCTGGGTGTGACTGTCACTTCAGCACCAGGCTGAGGCTGGAGGCAAAAAGTGTCTGGGGAGGGAAGAGTGCACCATGCAGAtatgcagccccctccccacctcagcaGCTTGATGGCGTTGGGGGCCTGGTGGTCTGGCATGCCCAGGGTGGCACTTCAAGTCATTCAGAgaggactgaaaaaaaaagctGGGGGCTGCAGGTTCTAGATCCTTCACTCATCCGGTGTTCCTGAGGCTCTCACTATAAGCAGACCCTCGGCCAGCAGTGCCCTCACCTAAAAAGCTGGTCATCTGGGAGACTCCTTCCAGTCCAGTCTCCTCATCAGCCAGACCAGGCAAGAACCCCAGCCCGACACAGCCCCTTCTCAGAGGCAGGCTTTGTTTGCTTTGAGGAAACACTTTTCTTGGCCTTCTTTTTTGACCCATACCTCATCAGAATTCCCCAAACCTACATGCTGTAGGAGGGAGGGGTGAAACCGTCTTAAAAGCTGACAGAGAAGCCCTGCCCCTACCATTTAATAGCTTGGTGGCCTTGGGCAGGCTGCCTTACCTCTCTGGCCCTTGCTACCTCCTCAGCAGGCAACTTGGGATGACAGCCATGAAGGAAGTTgaaagaagggacttccctgttggttcagcggctaagacttcacattcccaacgcagggggcatgggtttgatccctggtcaggcaattagatcccacatactgcaactaagacccagcgcagccaaatacattttttaaagaagagaaagttGAAAGAAATGGTTAATGGTTTCTGCCGTGCCTGGCCTGTGGCAGGAGTTAGGAAAATGGAAGGCAATCTACTATGAGAGGcctgggcagcagagggtgaggagGAGACCCAAGTCCTGAAAACTGACCAGGGGAACATCAGGCCACCAGAGCCAGAGGCTCACACTCAATGGCCCTGCTCTAACTCGGCGCTCTGACTGTCCTAGATGAAGTGTTGTTGGCTCAGCAGTACCCGTGGAGACCACCTCAAGACCCAGAGCTCAGGTACcagagggaggtgggcagggcggGGCTGAGCTGGGGAGAACAATAAAAGGGGGTCTCTGAGAAGCATAAGCACCTAATTCCTTGGTGGGGGGGTGCTCAGGAGGGAGAAGGTGCCCCTCCAGCCACTGCAGGTGCCGCCCACGGACCTGAAGTCCCTGAAGCAGCTCCGGAAGGCAGAGAAAGCTGAGCGGGAGTTTCGGAAGAAGTTCAAGGTGTGAATGAAGAGTCCTGGGAGGGCTGGGCTCGGCCCCAGGTGGCCACCGCCCCACACGGGGTTCTGAGGGCAGCAGGGCAAGTGGCAGCTCTTGTGTCCCCCTCCCCAGTTTGAGGGGGAGATTGTGGTTCAGACGAGGATGATGATTGACCCCAATGCCAAGACCCGCCGTGGGGGCGGCAAGCACCTGGGGATCCGGCGTGGGGAGATCCTGGAGGTGATTGAGTTCACCAGCAAGGAGGAGATGCTGTGTCGGGACACCAAGGGCAAATGTGAGTCACCAATGGAGGGCAGCCTGGGAAGGCAGACCACCCCAAGGAGGGAAGAGacctcacccacccacccctgctCTCTTCACAGATGGCTACGTGCCAAGAACAGCTCTACTGCCCCTGTGAGTGCCAGTGctgattgggggcagggggtgggggggggtgtgaCAATGGGGCAAGGTGACCCTGGCCGACCCAACTGTGCTCTCCACCAGGGAAACGGAGGTGTATGACGACGTCGCTGCCTGGGGTATGTAGATGCTCTGCGTGGATGGGGCAGGTGGAGCGAGGTCCTCTGCCACTCCTCCAGGGGCTACTGGCTACCTGCTCGCGGGGAAAGGGTCACTAAAAGTCACCTTTCTTGGCAGATCCTTTGGACAGCCAACCACTGCCCTAGGGACAGTAAGGCCCGCAGGTGTGGGGATGAATGGACAGCCCATCAGTCCAATCACCTGCTAATAAGGAGCCCTGGACCCCAGCGGTTGCCTCTGTCTGGCCACGCCCACAGACCACATAAAGTTCCTCTTTTAAAGTGACTCCTGTGTcttgtcttttctttccctcctagCGAGCACACACAGTGGAGCCATGATCAAATACTTGGGGGACATCTGTGAGGTCAGTTCTCCTCACCACTCAAGGATAAAGGCCAGAAGGGAAAAAGGGGGGCAGGGGAAGGTGGCAAGGGAGGGGACCACTTGCTAGAAGGTGAGCTGAGGGCCCCTCTGATGGCACCAGGTCAGCTGCAGTCAGCAAGGAGAGGGAGATGCTTGGGGGCCCTCCATGTCCAGCACGACAAGCAGCTGCTGCAGCTCCTCACAGGCAACAGCCCAAGTAGCCGTCACATTGTGGGGAGAATGTGACCCAGTTGTGACCAAGTACAGTATCAAGTTCAGCCTAAACCTCTGACAGGGCAGAATATGCTCAGAAACGTACACTCTCCTTGGTCTGTTTTAGCAAGGAAAAGCTGCTATGGACTGAAGTTTGTGTTCTGGCTGTCAAAAACAAATTCCTAAATTGAAAACCTACCCCTCTATGTGATGGCACAAGTAGGCATGAGGTCCGGAGGCGGAGGCCCCATGGATGGGATTCGTGCCCTGTGAAGAGGCTTGGGGACTTctgttgtccagtggttaggacaatGTACTTCCAtggccaagggcctgggttcagtccccatcCCGTTTGGGGAACTGAAGACCCACAAGTcgcatggcacagccaaataaactatTGTTTTAAATATCTGAGAAAAAGTTCCCTCGATGACTCCCGCCACATGAGGTTACAGCTAGAAAGTGTCACCCATGAACTAGGACCAGGACCTCACCAAGCCCTggatctgccagcaccttgacagGACCGCCCACCCTCCAGGACTGAGAGAAACAAATGCTCTTTTCAGCAGCTGGGGCAGACTGGGACCAAGTCAAACTGGAAATGGGCCCCTTGCAGGACCTATGCCCCACAGAATCACTGCACTGGGGAGACAGAATGGTTCTGGCAGCCAAGTGCACCGTCACCGGCACTGGGAGACTCAGGCCCACTCAGGACTCTGTTTCCATAAAGAGatttttctcaagaggctgggGCCAGTGGCCTCTCACCTCAAGGGTCCACACAGCTCCAAGGGCAGAAAGGAGACTGAGTGGCTTTGGTCCCTCAACCTTGGGTGGTtaccccacaacacacacacaaaagcaagcAGCTTTCAGGAACTGGTATTTATTATCAAAGTCATATTCGATGTCAACAAGATGCCACAACTACAAAAAAAATTGCGCACATTGCAATCTCAATGCAAACAGTCAAATGGAACCCCAGTCATTAAAAAAGTAATTCAAATTACCCCAAAAAgcaactgaattttttaaacatctttataCATCCAGCCAACAAATTAAAATGGTTaacaagaaaaaatacaaattcagAGGTCTGGTATCGATGTTTAAAAAAGGCAACTGCTTAAGCATTTCTATCGATTCGAACATCAATCTCTCGGCCACTCAGCTTCATCCCATTCATCATCCGGCAGGCTCTCTCAGCCACCTCTGGCGACTCAAACTTAACCACACCGCACCCCTTGGACTTCCCATTCTCCATCTTGATGTCGGCATACAGCACGTGGCCTGGGcacagggagggaagaagagaccACAACTCATCAGGCAaacccagagctcaggctcagtctGGGCTCCACTCAGTCCAGATCACCTGTTGGATTTCGGTTGACAGAGTCAAAAGGGAGAGCGGCCCCTGCGCCTGACGCAAGAATGCTCAGAACACGCGGCTGGAACCCGGCTACCATGGCCCTCCACCACACTGCcattcttctgcccatgggacaACAATCTGACTCATGATAAGCAGTCCTGAATGTATACCTTCATGCTCAAGAGTTATAAAAAAAATACACTGTGTGAAGCCAACTTTATAGGCAAATTTTACAGAGGCTTCACTTTTAATACACTGTTCCTGTGTTTACAAGGCCATCGCCAATACCATGGACACTTCTGTACTGTCCAAATACAAGCTTTGTCATCATTAACAAGCAGGTTATACATATTCCTTCAAGCTCTGGTTAAGCATCCTGGTTATGTGTCaagcactgtggaaaacaatctACAAGGGAAGAGCTACAGAAACGCAGGGCCAAGAACACAAGTGTATCGGGGCTGGCCCGCACAACACTAGGGCCATGGACTCTGCTTAAGAGAAGGTCAAGCCCTGGAGGGCTTCTCACAGGCAAGTTCTAAAACAGCTTGGGCAGACACTAAGTGGTACAGGGCTTGTAGTTTTGGATTTATCTTGCCAACAGAGGGACAGACACCTCCAGGCCTGGGAGGGGAAGTGGCATGATCTACTTGACTTTTCCACTACAATCTGTGAACTGAGGAGTAGGCA encodes:
- the PRAM1 gene encoding PML-RARA-regulated adapter molecule 1 → MGVWSREESQRKKAGKRTTRVCVCDSSAYPHIRLSMAPMCMSPLPACVPQGSHQDFRSLQAKFQASQPETGDLPKKPPKPEFHKLLKKFPQPELGEHPKKPPQPEFTDLPKKPPKLEFSELSKKFLQPEATPLPRKPEVPEAPSQKTPQQPELSNTPRSPVEPKFSTPPKKPPQPEFCGLPRKPPQPQAGGLPKKPLPQPESSEVPPVPLLKPEFGEPHPHSSEPNFSTLPKKPPQPEFCELPRKPPQPQVGGLPKKPLPQPESSDIPPVPLSKLESGEPRPHSSQPDFSTFPRKIARPQLNDLPKKPLPPEFGDLTRTSSEPEVSVVPKKSRQCEFKALSKEPPQPEPASLSRTSSEPEFKVLPSKFLQPECRGSPRKFSQPEPGSLPRNLPRKPLLPGSFSESSLPSAVVGSSPRVPLSPGFGARQQRSGALAQSAGSRLGLRPGHLPRRRPLPPASSLGPPPAKPPLPPGPRDIQSFRRAAVADTALPRTSSSAGLHFIPQDPEEVYDDVEPTYHSGPGPRSRDEVLLAQQYPWRPPQDPELRREKVPLQPLQVPPTDLKSLKQLRKAEKAEREFRKKFKFEGEIVVQTRMMIDPNAKTRRGGGKHLGIRRGEILEVIEFTSKEEMLCRDTKGKYGYVPRTALLPLETEVYDDVAAWDPLDSQPLP